The [Eubacterium] siraeum genome contains a region encoding:
- a CDS encoding amino acid carrier protein — translation MEILEWINENIVWGIPVLILFAGSGIIFTIRTKGLQVLHFPTIIKRTLLTKQPEADGKKVSPFRTLTAALGATVGTGNIIAIGSAIAFGGAGAIFWMWISALLGMATSFAENYLGAKYRTVQSDGLTGGVPFAYIKKAFGGKKLGAFFAGMFAVCCIGASFGIGNMAQVNSASMALQNCLGVPLWVSGILCAAVIAAIAPGGIHRLSKVTSWVIPIAAGGYLLGCFAVIIMNIENVPSVFARIFTEAFSFKAVGGGTVGVVMLEAMKWGVKRGVFSNEAGLGSSVMINANSSADKHHTQGMWAMLSVFIDTIIICTMTALCILSSGADQKSSVGFDMALIAFQDGLGDFAGAFLSIATFIFAITTVTGWWIYGRSCFVYLFTKKWVGVYLAIFIVTAFVGAVIQATVVWDVSDLFNGLMAIPNLLAIILLRKEVKADI, via the coding sequence ATGGAAATATTAGAGTGGATAAACGAAAATATAGTATGGGGCATACCGGTGCTTATACTGTTTGCAGGCTCGGGAATTATCTTTACGATAAGAACAAAGGGCTTGCAGGTACTGCACTTCCCTACTATAATAAAGCGTACACTCCTTACAAAACAGCCTGAGGCTGACGGAAAGAAGGTTTCGCCTTTCAGAACCCTCACCGCCGCACTCGGTGCAACAGTAGGAACAGGAAATATTATCGCAATAGGAAGCGCTATTGCTTTTGGCGGTGCAGGTGCAATATTCTGGATGTGGATCTCCGCACTTCTCGGTATGGCTACCAGTTTTGCCGAAAACTATCTCGGTGCAAAATACAGAACCGTGCAATCGGACGGTCTTACGGGCGGCGTACCTTTTGCTTACATAAAAAAAGCATTCGGCGGCAAAAAGCTCGGTGCGTTCTTTGCGGGAATGTTCGCTGTCTGCTGTATAGGTGCCAGCTTCGGCATAGGTAATATGGCTCAGGTGAATTCGGCTTCAATGGCACTTCAGAACTGTCTTGGAGTACCTCTATGGGTATCAGGAATTCTTTGTGCCGCAGTAATTGCCGCAATAGCACCCGGAGGTATCCACCGCCTCAGTAAAGTTACATCATGGGTAATTCCGATAGCCGCAGGCGGTTATCTGCTCGGCTGTTTTGCTGTAATTATAATGAACATTGAAAATGTTCCTTCTGTATTCGCACGCATTTTCACAGAAGCTTTTTCGTTCAAGGCTGTAGGCGGAGGAACTGTAGGTGTTGTAATGCTCGAGGCTATGAAGTGGGGCGTAAAACGTGGCGTATTCTCAAACGAAGCCGGTCTTGGCTCCTCAGTAATGATTAATGCAAACTCAAGTGCCGACAAGCACCATACTCAAGGTATGTGGGCAATGCTTTCGGTTTTCATTGATACTATCATTATCTGCACTATGACAGCACTCTGCATTCTTTCAAGCGGTGCAGATCAGAAATCAAGCGTTGGTTTTGATATGGCGCTGATAGCATTCCAGGACGGACTCGGTGACTTTGCCGGTGCATTCCTCAGTATCGCAACGTTCATCTTTGCGATAACAACCGTTACAGGCTGGTGGATATACGGCAGAAGCTGTTTCGTTTACCTTTTCACAAAGAAGTGGGTAGGCGTATATCTTGCAATTTTCATTGTTACCGCTTTCGTGGGCGCAGTGATTCAGGCAACAGTAGTGTGGGACGTATCCGACCTGTTCAACGGCCTTATGGCAATACCGAACCTTCTTGCGATAATACTGCTTCGCAAGGAAGTCAAAGCTGACATTTAA
- the cdaA gene encoding diadenylate cyclase CdaA, producing the protein MIQYLKDIWENIQSVFATMGIVDYLDILLLAYLIYKGIKIIKETRAEQLIKGIILLAILFFVVNQFQLKAMKVIIETFLNVGIIAILIVFQPELRRVLEKMGRTTKVKKLALNFESKTDAATADIHNCIEAVCTACEQLSQTATGALIVFERETKLGEQIDTGTIINATPSPELFGNIFFPNTPLHDGAVIIRDSKVYAAGCFLPKPQKEELISKALGSRHRAAIGMSEVSDAVIVVVSEETGTISIAENGSLTRFYNKDTLRKLLTQKLVPEKPESKKLKDKASKKKKKNAPDAKKEQGADK; encoded by the coding sequence TTGATCCAGTATTTAAAGGATATCTGGGAGAATATACAGAGTGTTTTTGCAACAATGGGAATTGTTGATTATCTTGATATTCTCCTTCTTGCCTATCTCATATATAAAGGCATTAAAATCATCAAGGAAACACGGGCGGAGCAGCTTATCAAAGGTATAATTCTGCTGGCTATACTTTTCTTTGTCGTAAACCAGTTTCAGCTGAAGGCGATGAAGGTTATAATAGAAACCTTCCTCAATGTCGGAATTATCGCTATACTTATTGTATTCCAGCCTGAGCTTCGCCGTGTGCTTGAAAAAATGGGACGAACCACAAAGGTAAAAAAGCTGGCTCTTAATTTTGAAAGTAAGACGGATGCGGCGACCGCCGACATACATAACTGTATAGAGGCTGTCTGTACGGCTTGCGAACAGCTTTCGCAGACCGCTACGGGCGCACTTATCGTATTCGAGCGTGAAACAAAGCTCGGTGAGCAGATAGACACCGGTACGATAATCAACGCAACGCCGAGCCCTGAGCTTTTCGGCAATATATTTTTCCCGAACACACCGCTGCATGACGGTGCGGTGATAATCCGTGACAGCAAGGTATATGCCGCAGGATGTTTCCTGCCTAAGCCTCAGAAGGAAGAACTGATTTCAAAGGCTCTCGGTTCACGTCACAGAGCGGCTATCGGTATGAGCGAGGTTTCAGATGCGGTGATAGTTGTTGTTTCGGAAGAAACCGGTACTATATCTATAGCCGAAAACGGAAGTCTTACACGCTTTTACAACAAGGATACGCTTCGCAAACTCCTTACACAGAAACTTGTTCCGGAAAAACCCGAAAGCAAGAAACTGAAAGATAAAGCGTCAAAGAAAAAAAAGAAAAACGCACCCGATGCGAAAAAAGAACAGGGGGCGGATAAATAA
- a CDS encoding phosphoenolpyruvate carboxykinase (GTP), protein MTKNQNVLKWVEEMKALTQPDKVVWIDGSEEQLKALRDEAIATGEMIELNQEKLPGCLYHRTAENDVARVEDRTFICSREKENAGPTNNWMDPKEMYAKLTKLYDGVMKGRTMYVIPYSMGPIGSPIAKVGVELTDSIYVVLNMDIMTRMGAQAFKNLPDDSNDFVRCLHSKADVDPEKRYIVQFPEDNTIWSINSAYGGNVLLGKKCFALRIASYQGWKEGWMAEHMLILGVKKPDGDIKYITAAFPSACGKTNLAMLIPPEGYKKAGYEVFTVGDDIAWMKQGPDGRLYAINPENGFFGVAPGTNAKSNYNALASTRKNTIFTNVAINNDDMTAWWEGLDKNPPENATDWKGNKVNGKEYTAAGNKLAHPNSRFTAPAQNCPCISPEFNNPQGVPISAIIFGGRRAATTPLVYQSFSWQHGTYVGSAVSSETTAAATGAVGVLRHDPMAMKPFCGYHMADYWAHWLEMGKKLGDKAPKIFNVNWFKQDENGNFIWPGFGDNMRVLDWIIKRCEGTIDAEKTPIGYLPKKGDINLKGIEDEVTSEVEDKLLAVDRDLWKKEVEEMKEFYKQFGDKLPDGLKQELADLEARLG, encoded by the coding sequence ATGACAAAGAATCAGAATGTTTTAAAGTGGGTTGAAGAAATGAAAGCCCTCACACAGCCCGACAAGGTTGTATGGATCGATGGCAGCGAGGAGCAGCTTAAGGCGCTTCGTGACGAGGCTATCGCAACAGGCGAGATGATTGAGCTCAACCAGGAAAAGCTCCCCGGCTGCTTATATCACAGAACAGCTGAAAACGACGTTGCCCGTGTAGAAGACAGAACATTCATCTGCTCAAGAGAGAAGGAGAATGCAGGTCCTACAAACAACTGGATGGATCCTAAGGAAATGTACGCTAAGCTGACAAAGCTCTATGACGGCGTTATGAAGGGTCGTACAATGTACGTTATCCCCTACTCAATGGGACCTATCGGCTCACCTATCGCTAAGGTTGGTGTTGAGCTGACAGACTCTATCTATGTTGTACTCAACATGGACATTATGACAAGAATGGGCGCACAGGCATTCAAGAACCTGCCCGATGACTCCAACGACTTCGTAAGATGCCTTCACTCAAAGGCTGACGTTGATCCCGAAAAGAGATACATCGTTCAGTTCCCCGAAGACAACACAATCTGGTCTATCAACTCAGCTTACGGCGGTAACGTACTGCTCGGCAAGAAGTGCTTCGCACTCCGTATCGCTTCTTACCAGGGCTGGAAGGAAGGCTGGATGGCTGAACATATGCTTATCCTCGGCGTTAAGAAGCCCGATGGCGACATCAAGTATATCACAGCAGCATTCCCCTCAGCTTGCGGTAAAACAAACCTCGCTATGCTTATTCCTCCCGAGGGATACAAGAAGGCAGGCTATGAAGTATTCACAGTAGGTGACGATATTGCATGGATGAAGCAGGGTCCCGATGGCAGACTTTACGCTATCAACCCCGAGAACGGCTTCTTCGGCGTTGCTCCCGGTACAAACGCAAAGAGCAACTACAACGCACTTGCATCTACAAGAAAGAACACAATCTTCACAAACGTTGCTATCAACAATGATGATATGACAGCTTGGTGGGAAGGTCTTGACAAGAATCCTCCCGAGAATGCAACAGACTGGAAGGGCAACAAGGTTAACGGTAAGGAATACACAGCAGCAGGCAACAAGCTCGCTCATCCTAACTCACGTTTCACAGCTCCCGCTCAGAACTGCCCCTGCATTTCACCTGAGTTCAACAACCCCCAGGGTGTTCCGATCTCAGCTATCATCTTCGGCGGCAGACGTGCAGCTACAACTCCTCTGGTTTACCAGTCATTCAGCTGGCAGCACGGCACATATGTAGGCTCTGCAGTTTCTTCTGAAACAACAGCAGCTGCTACAGGTGCAGTAGGCGTACTCCGTCACGATCCTATGGCTATGAAGCCCTTCTGCGGCTACCACATGGCTGATTACTGGGCACACTGGCTCGAAATGGGCAAGAAGCTCGGTGACAAGGCTCCTAAGATTTTCAACGTTAACTGGTTCAAGCAGGACGAGAACGGTAACTTCATCTGGCCCGGTTTCGGCGACAACATGAGAGTTCTCGACTGGATCATCAAGAGATGTGAAGGCACAATCGACGCTGAAAAGACTCCTATCGGCTACCTTCCTAAGAAGGGCGACATCAACCTCAAGGGTATCGAGGATGAGGTTACATCAGAAGTTGAAGACAAGCTGCTCGCAGTTGACAGAGACCTCTGGAAGAAGGAAGTAGAAGAGATGAAGGAATTCTACAAGCAGTTCGGTGACAAGCTCCCCGACGGTTTAAAGCAGGAACTCGCTGATCTCGAAGCAAGACTTGGCTAA
- a CDS encoding glycoside hydrolase family 32 protein, protein MDKIHLKSPSNWINDPNGFIYYKGKYHLFYQHFPYAPVWGRMHWGHAVSDDLVTWEHKGIALYPTKKNDRSGCFSGSAVEHDGKMHIFYTGINYREEDPENINCALNYGFIASQMKIVSQDGYTFDNFNAKTTIIQPLRDSTSGSESDTRDPKVWRGSDAWYMIVGSTYDNNGRFLFFKSENLENWEYVNYCEKRGFGCIWECPDYFEVNGKGVVIFSPIGILNDNMTYDSAAICCFADFDEKSCKMTMSDEYSMFDYGIDMYAPQSNTDENGRRVVIAWARMPEAVGNNENKRIGMMCIPRVVDVRNNHIYFSPHPNIRKAFSKKSGKPSHKSGYMLKTAINNGESINVGGYIIRREDDIIITDRTAVFINDKNYRLIAKTPVVKEGNRLEIYVDSNLIEIYINDGEYVLSSVVYGLSDIIEGGEYEIFVTE, encoded by the coding sequence GTGGACAAGATACATCTGAAATCACCGTCAAACTGGATAAACGATCCCAACGGATTTATATATTATAAAGGTAAGTACCATTTGTTCTATCAGCATTTTCCCTATGCGCCGGTATGGGGCAGAATGCACTGGGGACACGCTGTAAGTGACGATCTTGTTACATGGGAGCATAAGGGGATAGCTCTTTATCCTACCAAGAAAAATGACAGGAGCGGATGCTTCTCGGGTAGTGCGGTCGAGCATGACGGGAAAATGCACATTTTTTATACCGGCATAAATTATCGTGAGGAAGATCCCGAAAATATCAACTGCGCACTGAATTACGGCTTTATAGCGTCACAGATGAAGATTGTTTCGCAAGACGGATATACCTTTGATAATTTCAATGCGAAAACTACGATAATTCAACCTTTGCGTGACAGCACTTCAGGCTCGGAATCCGACACCAGAGATCCTAAGGTATGGCGTGGCAGTGATGCGTGGTATATGATAGTCGGAAGCACCTATGACAATAACGGAAGATTCCTGTTTTTCAAAAGCGAAAATCTTGAAAACTGGGAATATGTGAATTATTGCGAAAAAAGAGGATTCGGCTGTATCTGGGAATGCCCTGATTATTTTGAAGTCAACGGTAAAGGCGTTGTAATCTTTTCACCCATCGGAATACTTAATGATAATATGACGTATGATTCAGCGGCGATATGCTGTTTTGCGGATTTTGACGAAAAAAGCTGTAAAATGACTATGAGCGATGAATACAGTATGTTTGATTACGGCATAGACATGTATGCGCCGCAGAGCAATACGGACGAAAACGGCAGACGTGTTGTTATTGCGTGGGCGAGAATGCCCGAAGCGGTAGGCAATAATGAGAATAAACGCATAGGTATGATGTGTATACCTCGTGTGGTTGACGTAAGAAATAATCACATATATTTTTCACCTCACCCGAACATAAGAAAAGCCTTTTCAAAAAAGAGCGGCAAGCCCTCGCATAAATCGGGATATATGCTGAAAACAGCGATAAACAACGGGGAGAGCATAAATGTCGGCGGTTATATCATTCGCCGTGAAGATGATATTATCATAACTGATCGTACAGCGGTTTTTATAAATGATAAAAATTACAGGCTTATTGCAAAAACACCTGTTGTGAAAGAGGGAAACAGGCTCGAAATCTATGTCGACAGCAATCTGATAGAAATATATATCAATGACGGGGAATATGTGCTGAGCAGTGTGGTTTACGGATTGTCGGATATAATTGAAGGCGGAGAATACGAGATTTTCGTGACGGAATAA
- the nifJ gene encoding pyruvate:ferredoxin (flavodoxin) oxidoreductase: protein MGRQKLTMDGNNAAGHVSYAFTDVAAIYPITPSSVMAEVTDSWSTAGRKNIFGQEVKVVEMQSEAGAAGAVHGSLAAGACTTTYTASQGLLLMIPNMYKIAGELLPSVIHVSARALATHALSIFGDHSDIYACRQTGYAMLCSTNPQEVMDLGAVAHLSTYEARVPFLHFFDGFRTSHEIQKIEVWDYETLDKMLDHEAVDAFRNRALNPEKPVLHGTAQNPDIFFQAREASNKYYEATPAIVQKYMDKVNAEIGTDYKLFNYYGAPDAEQVIIAMGSVCDTIEETIDYMLAQGKKVGLVKVRLYRPFSVDAFVSAIPETVKKITVLDRTKEPGALGEPLYLDVVAALKQAGKFQDVPVFTGRYGLGSKDTNPAQIIAVYNNTEKPRFTIGIEDDVTGLSLPIGENPNTTPEGTTCCKFWGLGSDGTVGANKNSIKIIGDHTDMYAQAYFAYDSKKSGGVTISHLRFGKSPIKSTYFVNKANFVACHNPSYIDKYDMVEDVVPGGSFLLNCQWTVDELDEKLPAPVKAYIAKNNINFYIINAIKVAKEIGLGNKTNTVLQSAFFSIANIIPAEDAIEYMKKAAYKSFAKKGDDIVKMNYAAIEKGAGEVIKVDVPASWADAEGTLPVHTATGDRKDLVDFVNNILIPVNAQRGDKLPVSTFVGMADGTFPQGSAAYEKRGIAVDVPEWIPENCIECNQCSFVCPHAVIRPVILSEEEAAKAPAGAKMKDAMGLPGMKFAMVTSVLDCTGCGVCAQVCPSKNKALVMKSLDSQMNEQPMFDYAVKEVADKPEVHEKFKETTVKGSQFKQPLLEFSGACAGCGETPYAKLITQLFGDRMYIANATGCSSIWGGSAPSTPYTVNKEGKGPAWGNSLFEDNAEYGLGMFIAQDTLRHRAQGQLKAIAEKTENADVKAKIDTYFETANDGKANAAATKDLVAALEALDCDCAEKNAVLKAKNYLAKKSNWIFGGDGWAYDIGYGGVDHVLASGKNVNVFVFDTEVYSNTGGQASKATNIGAVAQFAAGGKDVKKKDLSGIAMKYGYVYVAQISMGADMNQCLKAIAEAEAYDGPSLVIAYAPCINHGIKGGLTIAQKVEKEAVQAGYWHLFRFNPAAPAGTNPFTLDSKAPTGDYKEFMMREVRYNSLMRANPERANVLFDKAVANSKKRYEDLVGLVEYYKKEYCGE from the coding sequence ATGGGAAGACAAAAACTTACTATGGACGGTAACAACGCCGCAGGTCACGTGTCTTATGCGTTTACTGACGTTGCAGCGATTTACCCCATTACACCATCTTCAGTAATGGCTGAAGTAACAGATTCCTGGTCAACAGCCGGAAGAAAGAACATTTTCGGACAGGAAGTAAAGGTAGTAGAAATGCAGTCAGAAGCCGGCGCAGCAGGCGCAGTTCACGGCTCTCTCGCAGCAGGTGCATGTACTACAACTTACACAGCATCACAGGGCTTACTGCTCATGATCCCCAATATGTATAAAATTGCAGGTGAATTACTGCCCAGCGTTATTCATGTTTCCGCTCGTGCTCTTGCAACACACGCACTTTCTATTTTCGGTGATCACAGCGATATCTATGCTTGCCGTCAGACAGGCTATGCTATGCTCTGCTCCACTAACCCTCAGGAAGTTATGGATCTCGGTGCTGTAGCTCACCTTTCAACATACGAAGCAAGAGTTCCTTTCCTTCACTTCTTCGACGGTTTCAGAACATCACACGAAATCCAGAAGATTGAAGTATGGGACTATGAAACACTCGACAAGATGCTCGACCACGAAGCTGTAGACGCTTTCAGAAACAGAGCTCTCAATCCCGAGAAGCCCGTTCTGCACGGCACAGCTCAGAACCCCGACATCTTCTTCCAGGCAAGAGAAGCAAGCAACAAGTACTATGAAGCTACACCCGCTATCGTACAGAAGTACATGGACAAGGTAAACGCTGAGATCGGTACAGATTACAAGCTGTTCAACTACTACGGTGCTCCCGATGCTGAGCAGGTAATCATTGCTATGGGCTCTGTTTGCGATACTATCGAAGAAACAATCGACTATATGTTAGCTCAGGGCAAGAAGGTTGGTCTTGTTAAGGTTAGACTTTACAGACCCTTCAGCGTTGACGCTTTCGTATCTGCTATTCCCGAAACTGTTAAGAAGATTACAGTTCTTGACAGAACAAAGGAACCCGGCGCACTCGGCGAACCCTTATACCTCGATGTTGTTGCAGCTCTCAAGCAGGCAGGCAAGTTCCAGGATGTACCCGTATTCACAGGTCGTTACGGTCTTGGTTCTAAGGATACTAACCCCGCTCAGATCATTGCAGTATACAACAACACAGAAAAGCCCAGGTTCACAATCGGTATCGAGGATGACGTTACAGGTCTTTCACTGCCCATCGGTGAGAACCCCAACACAACTCCCGAAGGCACAACCTGCTGTAAGTTCTGGGGTCTCGGCTCAGACGGTACTGTCGGTGCTAACAAGAACTCTATCAAGATCATCGGTGACCACACAGATATGTATGCTCAGGCATACTTCGCATACGACTCAAAGAAGTCGGGCGGTGTTACGATTTCTCACCTTCGTTTCGGTAAGTCGCCTATCAAGTCAACTTACTTTGTAAACAAGGCTAACTTCGTAGCTTGCCACAACCCTTCATACATCGACAAGTACGATATGGTTGAGGACGTTGTACCCGGCGGTTCATTCCTGCTCAACTGCCAGTGGACAGTTGACGAGCTTGACGAGAAGCTCCCCGCTCCCGTTAAGGCATACATTGCTAAGAACAACATCAACTTCTACATCATCAACGCTATCAAGGTAGCTAAGGAGATCGGTCTTGGCAACAAGACAAATACTGTATTACAGTCTGCATTCTTCTCAATCGCTAACATCATCCCCGCTGAAGATGCTATCGAATATATGAAGAAGGCTGCTTACAAGTCATTCGCTAAGAAGGGTGACGACATTGTTAAAATGAACTACGCCGCAATCGAAAAGGGCGCAGGCGAGGTTATCAAGGTTGACGTTCCTGCATCTTGGGCTGACGCTGAGGGTACACTTCCCGTTCACACAGCTACAGGTGACAGAAAGGATCTCGTTGATTTCGTTAACAATATCCTTATCCCCGTTAACGCTCAGAGAGGCGACAAGCTCCCCGTATCTACATTCGTAGGCATGGCTGACGGTACATTCCCCCAGGGCTCTGCAGCTTATGAGAAGCGTGGTATCGCAGTAGACGTTCCCGAGTGGATTCCCGAGAACTGTATCGAGTGTAACCAGTGTTCATTCGTTTGTCCTCACGCAGTTATCCGTCCCGTAATTCTTTCCGAAGAAGAAGCTGCTAAGGCTCCTGCAGGTGCAAAGATGAAGGACGCTATGGGTCTTCCCGGCATGAAGTTCGCTATGGTAACTTCTGTTCTCGACTGCACAGGCTGCGGCGTTTGCGCACAGGTTTGCCCCTCTAAGAACAAGGCACTCGTTATGAAGTCACTTGATTCTCAGATGAACGAACAGCCCATGTTCGACTACGCTGTTAAGGAAGTAGCCGACAAGCCCGAGGTTCACGAGAAGTTCAAGGAAACAACAGTTAAGGGTTCACAGTTCAAGCAGCCCCTGCTCGAATTCTCAGGCGCTTGCGCAGGCTGTGGTGAAACTCCTTACGCTAAGCTCATCACACAGCTCTTCGGCGACAGAATGTACATTGCCAACGCTACAGGCTGTTCATCAATCTGGGGCGGCTCTGCTCCCTCAACTCCTTATACAGTAAATAAGGAAGGCAAGGGTCCCGCTTGGGGCAACTCACTGTTCGAGGATAATGCTGAGTACGGTCTCGGTATGTTCATCGCTCAGGATACATTAAGACACAGAGCACAGGGTCAGTTAAAGGCAATTGCTGAAAAGACTGAAAACGCTGACGTTAAGGCTAAGATCGACACATACTTCGAAACAGCTAACGACGGTAAGGCAAACGCTGCTGCTACAAAGGATCTCGTTGCTGCTCTTGAAGCTCTTGATTGCGACTGCGCTGAAAAGAATGCAGTTCTCAAGGCTAAGAACTACCTCGCTAAGAAGTCCAACTGGATATTCGGCGGCGACGGCTGGGCATACGACATCGGTTACGGCGGTGTTGACCACGTTCTCGCATCAGGCAAGAATGTAAATGTATTCGTATTCGATACAGAAGTTTACTCCAACACAGGCGGACAGGCTTCAAAGGCTACAAACATCGGTGCTGTTGCACAGTTCGCAGCAGGCGGTAAGGACGTTAAGAAGAAGGATCTCTCCGGTATCGCTATGAAGTACGGTTATGTATATGTTGCTCAGATTTCAATGGGTGCAGATATGAACCAGTGCTTAAAGGCAATCGCAGAAGCTGAAGCATATGACGGTCCTTCACTGGTTATCGCTTATGCTCCTTGTATCAACCACGGTATCAAGGGCGGCCTTACAATCGCTCAGAAGGTAGAAAAGGAAGCTGTACAGGCAGGTTACTGGCATCTGTTCAGATTCAACCCCGCTGCTCCTGCAGGAACAAATCCGTTCACACTCGACAGCAAGGCTCCTACAGGCGATTACAAGGAATTCATGATGAGAGAAGTTCGTTACAACTCTCTTATGCGTGCTAACCCCGAAAGAGCTAACGTACTGTTCGATAAGGCAGTTGCTAACTCCAAGAAGCGTTACGAGGATCTCGTAGGCCTTGTTGAATACTACAAGAAGGAATACTGCGGCGAATAA
- a CDS encoding CdaR family protein has product MKEWIKNFFQNFVKNLKTIIFALVIAVIVWFAISMQIFPDVTTHVSDIPVEVKATEYMTENALSVTNSYVDKITVQVTGKRYEVGNLTANDFTASADLSAVTAPGEYKVKVNVTPVKDNSCTVDDEGLSVKLKVEKTVSKTFSISDGSMKAVAEGVTATAGMKIDSVTAEPSTITLTGDSTAIDAVKSVEIRSVFAGETSESVSSKGQIVLLGSNGDIIENPDIKYDNESYTVNITLYKQKTLPLTVQFTNVPSNFDLSSLKYSIYPESLTVSSPDDSLDSQEKFEIGTIDLSQLTTKYLQKLTLPIALPEGYKNISGNTSAMVSFEDAENYTFLSYTVQKDNIRIINAPDNFDVDVLTNELSVNVTGPADEIAALASKDIYATVDLMGTTLTAGLKDVTAEFTLRGTKVRSWVTGEYKVSIQVTERAEDTAD; this is encoded by the coding sequence ATGAAGGAATGGATAAAGAACTTTTTTCAGAACTTTGTCAAGAATTTAAAAACTATCATATTCGCACTTGTGATTGCCGTTATTGTGTGGTTTGCAATTTCAATGCAGATATTCCCCGATGTCACAACTCACGTCAGCGATATTCCGGTTGAAGTCAAGGCTACGGAATATATGACGGAAAATGCGCTTTCCGTAACGAACAGTTATGTTGATAAGATTACCGTGCAGGTAACAGGCAAAAGATACGAGGTAGGAAACCTTACCGCAAACGACTTCACAGCCAGTGCGGATCTGTCGGCTGTCACGGCGCCGGGTGAATATAAGGTAAAGGTTAACGTAACACCGGTAAAGGACAACAGCTGTACGGTTGACGATGAGGGTCTGAGCGTTAAGCTCAAGGTCGAAAAGACGGTATCAAAAACGTTCAGCATTTCCGACGGAAGTATGAAGGCTGTGGCTGAAGGAGTTACAGCTACGGCGGGTATGAAGATAGACAGCGTTACCGCTGAGCCTTCGACTATAACGCTTACGGGCGACAGCACCGCAATAGACGCAGTGAAATCGGTCGAGATACGTTCTGTATTTGCAGGCGAAACCTCCGAGTCGGTTTCTTCAAAAGGTCAGATTGTTCTGCTTGGCAGTAACGGAGATATAATCGAAAATCCCGATATAAAATACGACAACGAGAGCTACACCGTGAATATAACGCTGTATAAGCAGAAAACTCTGCCTCTTACGGTACAGTTTACAAATGTTCCGTCAAACTTTGATTTAAGCAGTCTTAAATACAGCATCTATCCTGAATCGCTCACTGTTTCTTCACCCGACGATTCGCTTGATTCACAGGAGAAGTTCGAGATAGGAACGATAGATCTCAGTCAGCTTACGACCAAGTATTTACAGAAGCTGACGCTTCCGATAGCTTTACCCGAAGGATATAAGAATATCAGCGGAAACACCTCCGCTATGGTTTCCTTCGAGGATGCGGAGAATTACACGTTCCTCAGCTATACTGTTCAGAAGGATAATATCCGTATTATAAATGCACCGGACAATTTTGATGTCGATGTTCTTACAAACGAACTCAGCGTCAATGTTACGGGTCCGGCAGATGAAATAGCGGCGCTTGCGTCAAAGGATATTTATGCGACGGTTGACCTTATGGGAACTACGCTTACCGCAGGGCTTAAAGATGTGACTGCGGAATTCACGTTGCGTGGAACCAAGGTCAGAAGCTGGGTTACAGGAGAATACAAGGTATCTATACAGGTAACTGAGAGGGCAGAGGATACTGCGGATTAA